A stretch of Limanda limanda chromosome 7, fLimLim1.1, whole genome shotgun sequence DNA encodes these proteins:
- the nr1d4a gene encoding nuclear receptor subfamily 1, group D, member 4a gives MDNSPGGAGGGVILYAGSSGSNSPSPGSPSSGYQTQSPLSHSQPSSPEEFTFTEIGPVKQRAAECTAPSSKLVFQFPEVYSGPSVAATPQHTYAHPIAGKRPCGFTGAFTKTGGMVLLCKVCGDIASGFHYGVHACEGCKGFFRRSIQQNINYKMCVKNENCLIMRMNRNRCQHCRFKKCLSVGMSRDAVRFGRIPKREKQRLLDEMQSYMNSLNESAAMDMDSSSVSPDEGNSKEAIGAISRAYHDIFTSSSSRSQGRVAKRANVPANNNTSSFSQDASFPQASSHPISTQSYQSCPVAPATICPVAPNDNQPTFHNVDNNRYTYFVSTNPNHNQSNGTTPQSGTAAHHNSYRNAGNATNPPSCPWKLAQGAKVLACPLNACPVSGADRSSQEIWESFSQCFTPAVKEVVEFAKGIPGFQELSQQDQVMLLKSGTFQVLMVRFCTLFNAEDRTVTFLNGKTYPLSTLRALGMGTLLDAMFDFSEKLGSLGLEPDEMALFMAVVLVSADRSGILDMWAVEQLQEGLIRALRSLINRRRPDDSTLFPKLLLRLPDLRTLNNFHSEKLLAFRIDP, from the exons CAGGCGGGGGGGTCATCCTGTACGCCGGTTCCTCCGGCAGCAACAGCCCCAGCCCCGGCAGCCCCTCCAGCGGGTACCAGACCCAGTCGCCCCTCTCACACTCCCAGCCCTCATCCCCAGAAGAGTTTACCTTCACAGAGATCGGGCCAGTCAAACAGAGGGCCGCCGAGTGCACAGCCCCATCTTCCAAACTGGTGTTCCAGTTCCCAGAGGTCTACAGTGGCCCCTCGGTTGCAGCCACTCCGCAGCACACCTACGCACACCCCATCGCAGGAAAGAGGCCATGTGGCTTCACAGGAGCTTTCACCA AAACAGGTGGAATGGTTCTGCTTTGCAAAGTCTGTGGGGACATTGCATCGGGTTTCCACTACGGAGTGCATGCATGCGAAGGCTGCAAG GGCTTTTTCCGCCGCAGCATCCAGCAGAACATCAATTACAAGATGTGTGTGAAGAATGAGAACTGCCTGATCATGCGTATGAACCGGAACCGGTGCCAGCACTGCCGTTTCAAGAAGTGCCTCTCCGTGGGCATGTCCAGAGATG CTGTACGTTTTGGCCGCATCCCcaagagagagaagcagcgtCTTCTGGATGAGATGCAGAGCTACATGAACAGCCTGAATGAGTCGGCGGCCATGGACATGGACTCATCTTCAGTGAGCCCAGATGAGGGCAACTCAAAAGAGGCCATTGGGGCCATCTCCAGAGCCTACCATGACAtcttcaccagcagcagcagccgcagccaaGGGAGAGTAGCCAAGAGGGCGAACGTCCCcgccaacaacaacacatcttCGTTTTCTCAGGATGCCAGTTTTCCCCAAGCCTCATCTCACCCCATCTCCACCCAGAGTTATCAGTCTTGCCCTGTTGCCCCTGCCACCATATGCCCGGTTGCCCCGAATGACAACCAACCTACGTTCCACAATGTGGACAACAATCGCTACACCTACTTTGTGTCAACAAATCCGAACCACAACCAGTCTAATGGTACAACACCTCAAAGCGGAACCGCTGCCCATCACAACAGTTATCGCAATGCAGGAAATGCCACAAATCCGCCGTCCTGCCCTTGGAAATTAGCTCAAGGAGCTAAAGTGCTG GCCTGTCCTCTCAATGCATGCCCTGTCTCAGGGGCAGATCGGTCGAGTCAGGAGATATGGGAATCCTTCTCTCAGTGTTTCACTCCTGCTGTCAAGGAGGTTGTGGAGTTTGCCAAGGGCATCCCTGGATTTCAAGAGCTTAGTCAACAGGACCAGGTCATGCTGCTCAAGTCAGGCACCTTCCAG GTTCTGATGGTGAGGTTCTGCACCTTGTTCAATGCTGAGGATCGCACAGTGACCTTCCTGAATGGAAAAACGTACCCACTGTCTACCCTGAGGGCTTTGGGCATGGGCACCCTGCTGGACGCCATGTTTGATTTCAGTGAGAAGTTGGGCTCCTTGGGCCTAGAGCCTGATGAGATGGCTCTCTTCATGGCTGTGGTGCTGGTCTCTGCAG ACCGTTCTGGCATCTTGGACATGTGGGCCGTAGAGCAGCTCCAGGAGGGTTTGATTCGTGCCCTGCGCTCACTAATCAACCGGCGTCGTCCGGATGACTCCACCCTCTTCCCAAAACTCCTCCTGCGTCTGCCAGACCTGCGCACCCTCAACAACTTTCACTCCGAAAAACTCTTGGCCTTCCGCATTGACCCTTGA